Proteins encoded by one window of Chondromyces crocatus:
- a CDS encoding tetratricopeptide repeat protein: MRARVFPVFLALASMVAPALAQQPPTPPPSAPSKPAAARKPGEPRRDPAGQTGISPYMELIVKGQAAFVARDIPGAVTAFQDAIKLDPNNMLGFYRLGEAMLESGKPEESDSAWTTALGKKGGADLHAKVLFCLADLRERQRNWPAAKEAWTAYTTFLTNNPKAHGYPATAEERQKRIDQRIKDEKDYAAVRERIKQREEERTKEAEENAKKDTKNR, translated from the coding sequence ATGCGCGCCCGCGTCTTCCCCGTGTTCCTTGCGCTGGCCTCCATGGTGGCCCCGGCCCTCGCTCAGCAGCCTCCGACGCCTCCCCCGTCAGCGCCGAGCAAGCCAGCCGCCGCGCGAAAGCCGGGCGAGCCACGCCGCGACCCCGCAGGCCAGACCGGGATCAGCCCTTACATGGAGCTGATCGTCAAAGGCCAGGCGGCCTTCGTCGCGCGCGACATCCCTGGTGCGGTCACCGCCTTCCAGGACGCCATCAAGCTCGACCCCAACAACATGCTCGGCTTCTACCGCCTCGGCGAAGCCATGCTCGAGTCGGGCAAGCCCGAAGAGTCCGACAGCGCCTGGACGACCGCGCTCGGCAAGAAGGGCGGCGCGGACCTGCACGCCAAGGTTCTCTTCTGCCTCGCCGACCTGCGCGAGCGGCAGCGAAACTGGCCTGCCGCCAAGGAAGCCTGGACGGCTTACACCACCTTCCTCACCAACAACCCCAAAGCGCACGGCTACCCCGCCACCGCGGAAGAGCGACAGAAGCGCATCGATCAGCGCATCAAGGACGAGAAGGACTACGCCGCCGTGCGCGAGCGCATCAAGCAGCGCGAGGAAGAACGGACGAAGGAAGCCGAAGAGAACGCCAAGAAGGACACCAAGAACCGCTGA
- a CDS encoding 3-hydroxyacyl-CoA dehydrogenase NAD-binding domain-containing protein → MTMEVQASAIRKVLVLGTGTMGQGIAQVTAVAGYVTYLHDAEMARVSAAVDAIKRATDRLVQKGKMLNEARSEMIGMLVAAPDLARVAGEVDLVIEAIPEQMDLKVEVLSRVKALAPEHAIIGSNTSSLSITELGRRLGAGSRTVGLHFFNPPPVMELLEVVRGLETDDAVLEMALAVAKRLGKTPIVVNDSPGFATSRLGVAIGAEAMRMLEAGVASAVDIDRAMELGYRHPMGPLKLTDLVGLDVRLAILEHLHREVGEQFRPPSILRQMVRAGRLGKKSGEGFYRWTEAGPEPSEIRRGR, encoded by the coding sequence ATGACGATGGAGGTGCAGGCTTCCGCCATCCGCAAGGTGCTGGTGCTCGGCACGGGCACGATGGGCCAGGGGATCGCGCAGGTGACGGCCGTCGCAGGCTACGTCACGTACTTGCACGACGCGGAGATGGCCCGGGTGAGCGCAGCGGTGGACGCGATCAAGCGCGCGACCGACCGGCTGGTGCAGAAGGGCAAGATGCTCAACGAGGCGCGCAGCGAGATGATCGGGATGCTGGTGGCAGCACCCGATCTCGCGCGTGTTGCGGGGGAGGTCGATCTGGTGATCGAGGCGATCCCCGAGCAGATGGACCTCAAGGTGGAGGTGCTGTCGCGGGTGAAGGCGCTGGCGCCGGAGCACGCGATCATCGGCTCGAACACGTCGAGCCTGAGCATCACCGAGCTGGGACGGCGGCTCGGGGCCGGGTCGCGCACGGTGGGGCTCCACTTCTTCAACCCGCCTCCGGTGATGGAGCTGCTGGAGGTGGTGCGCGGTCTGGAGACCGACGACGCGGTGCTGGAGATGGCGCTCGCCGTGGCGAAGCGGCTGGGGAAGACGCCGATCGTGGTGAACGACTCGCCAGGGTTCGCGACGAGCCGACTCGGGGTGGCGATCGGAGCCGAGGCGATGCGGATGCTGGAGGCCGGCGTGGCGTCGGCGGTGGACATCGATCGGGCGATGGAGCTGGGCTACCGGCACCCGATGGGGCCGCTGAAGCTGACCGATCTCGTGGGGCTCGACGTGCGGCTGGCGATCCTGGAGCACCTGCACAGGGAGGTGGGGGAGCAGTTCCGACCCCCATCAATCCTGCGGCAGATGGTGCGCGCAGGGCGGCTGGGCAAGAAGAGCGGCGAGGGCTTCTACCGCTGGACCGAGGCGGGGCCGGAGCCTTCGGAGATCCGGCGAGGTCGCTGA
- a CDS encoding PEP/pyruvate-binding domain-containing protein, with protein MTDTRTASVLDSPTVVDWLWPLETLTQRRRIGPKRVGGKAWSLAQLMRDGYPVPRGWALDARCFTRHIVEHLPPGHDLATVVKLAGTRAGVDRAARARDWILAAPLPTGLTEAIEALWGAIAPQAPWGLAARSSATCEDTEETSLAGLAETVLGARGPDAIASAIRKVWASAYLLRSLAYLAHAGLRDMAMGVVLQLMVPAEAAGVLFTAPPPGLEGEGWPADERLINATFGLGAPVVEGSAAVDAFRLARRGGAVLATTVAHKRRALRLIDDQLADVEVPEALAKTPSLHPDALRTLAIIADRLEQGDGGPFDVEFAVEMPASSAHRDDTRHQATNTPDDTSATAPIRQATERWAPRVWLLQVRPLRGGGFPEGGDADTVWSRANVGEALPGAATPLTWSVARTFSDRGFREAFAALGCRVPRGVHLVTNIHGRFYLNLSTFMQIAAQVPGLSPAAILGVSGGAGPAVITRLSRQVAHVSWRSFLLRLPLTAPRLLVQQAALEHDVSVYEAEAGRARRSLAELDLRLLPDDAIATTLKSAFGLLERTGSLMLRCASASLASYLALSEALRRLAPRRTSARSPDTDTDPLDPLDERPAGEIERLAQTLVGGAQEVESAAPGVELARVGTIALREAAARDRLFSGDARSPDDLPDGPTREALRAFLERYGDRAVREAELSTPRWSEDPQPVMAMLTASMRSPEGETDRALARARALSDREMALLEARLGRAEIALVRALVWRAQHTTRLRERMRGWVTRALGMLRTIALDIDRRLRRLDPSLEEGSVFFCTYDELCVSLGSGRADVGSVVRLRRAEHARDAARPDPPPTFVGRPPPVSLPPAVGPRLYGLPASGGVVEGLARVLEPGASSLDALKPGEVLVSRTTDVGLSPLFLVAAAVITELGGPLSHASIVAREYGVPAVVNVPGATIAIRTGDRLRVDGDRGIIERLEGRPSIASPPLPSDSL; from the coding sequence GTGACCGATACCCGGACCGCCTCCGTCCTCGACTCGCCCACCGTGGTCGACTGGCTGTGGCCGCTCGAAACCCTCACGCAACGCCGACGCATCGGGCCCAAGCGCGTCGGCGGCAAGGCCTGGTCGCTCGCGCAGCTCATGCGGGACGGCTACCCCGTGCCGCGTGGATGGGCGCTCGATGCCCGATGCTTCACCCGACACATCGTGGAGCATCTTCCACCCGGTCATGACCTCGCCACCGTGGTCAAGCTCGCCGGCACGCGGGCGGGCGTGGATCGGGCTGCACGCGCACGCGACTGGATCCTCGCAGCACCGCTCCCCACGGGACTCACCGAGGCGATCGAGGCCCTCTGGGGTGCCATCGCCCCGCAGGCTCCCTGGGGCCTCGCTGCTCGCTCCAGCGCGACCTGCGAGGACACCGAAGAGACCTCGCTCGCGGGCCTCGCCGAGACCGTGCTCGGTGCCCGTGGTCCCGATGCCATCGCCTCCGCGATCCGCAAGGTGTGGGCGAGCGCCTATCTTCTTCGATCGCTCGCCTACCTCGCGCATGCAGGCCTCCGTGACATGGCCATGGGCGTGGTGCTCCAGCTCATGGTGCCGGCAGAAGCCGCCGGTGTGCTGTTCACGGCCCCTCCGCCCGGTCTCGAGGGCGAAGGCTGGCCCGCCGACGAGCGCTTGATCAACGCCACCTTCGGGCTCGGCGCCCCCGTGGTGGAGGGCTCCGCGGCCGTCGACGCCTTCCGCCTCGCCCGCCGCGGAGGGGCCGTCCTCGCCACCACGGTCGCCCACAAACGCAGGGCCCTCCGCCTCATCGACGATCAGCTCGCCGACGTCGAGGTCCCCGAAGCGCTGGCGAAGACGCCGTCACTGCATCCCGACGCCCTGCGGACGCTGGCGATCATCGCCGACCGCCTGGAGCAAGGCGACGGGGGCCCGTTCGACGTCGAGTTTGCCGTCGAGATGCCCGCCTCTTCCGCTCACCGAGACGACACGCGCCACCAGGCCACCAACACCCCCGACGACACGTCAGCGACGGCCCCCATCCGGCAAGCCACCGAGCGCTGGGCGCCCCGCGTCTGGCTGCTCCAGGTCCGCCCCCTGCGCGGCGGCGGCTTTCCCGAAGGCGGCGACGCCGACACCGTGTGGTCTCGCGCCAACGTCGGCGAAGCGCTCCCTGGTGCTGCGACGCCCCTCACCTGGTCCGTCGCCCGCACCTTCTCGGATCGCGGCTTCCGCGAGGCCTTCGCCGCCCTCGGCTGCCGCGTCCCCCGTGGCGTTCACCTCGTCACCAACATCCACGGGCGCTTCTACCTGAACCTCTCCACCTTCATGCAGATCGCCGCCCAGGTCCCCGGGCTCTCCCCTGCCGCGATCCTCGGCGTCAGCGGCGGCGCCGGCCCTGCCGTGATCACGCGCCTCAGCCGCCAGGTCGCGCACGTCTCCTGGCGCTCGTTCCTGCTCCGCCTTCCCCTCACCGCGCCCCGCCTCCTCGTCCAGCAAGCGGCGCTCGAGCACGACGTCAGCGTCTACGAAGCCGAAGCCGGCCGCGCGCGGCGCTCCCTCGCCGAGCTCGACCTCCGCCTGCTCCCGGACGACGCCATCGCCACCACCCTGAAGAGCGCGTTTGGCCTCCTCGAGCGCACCGGATCGCTCATGCTCCGCTGCGCGTCGGCCTCGCTCGCGAGCTACCTCGCGCTGTCCGAGGCCCTCCGCAGACTCGCCCCTCGCCGCACCTCCGCCCGCTCCCCGGACACCGACACCGACCCGCTCGATCCCCTCGACGAGCGACCTGCAGGCGAGATCGAGCGCCTCGCCCAGACGCTCGTCGGCGGCGCCCAGGAAGTGGAGAGCGCGGCTCCTGGCGTCGAGCTGGCGCGCGTCGGCACCATCGCCTTGCGCGAAGCGGCTGCGCGCGATCGCCTCTTCTCGGGTGACGCCCGCAGCCCCGACGATCTCCCGGACGGCCCCACGCGCGAGGCCCTCCGCGCCTTCCTCGAGCGTTACGGGGACCGTGCCGTCCGCGAAGCCGAGCTCAGCACCCCCCGCTGGAGCGAAGACCCGCAGCCCGTCATGGCCATGCTCACCGCGTCCATGCGCAGCCCCGAAGGCGAGACCGACCGCGCCCTCGCCCGCGCCCGCGCCCTTTCCGACCGGGAGATGGCCCTTCTCGAAGCCCGGCTCGGCCGCGCCGAGATCGCCCTCGTCCGCGCCCTCGTCTGGCGCGCGCAGCACACCACCCGCCTGCGTGAGCGCATGCGCGGCTGGGTGACCCGCGCCCTCGGCATGCTCCGGACCATCGCCCTCGACATCGACCGGAGGCTCCGCCGCCTCGACCCCTCGCTCGAAGAGGGCAGCGTCTTCTTCTGCACCTACGACGAACTCTGCGTCTCCCTCGGCAGCGGCCGCGCCGACGTCGGCAGCGTGGTGCGCCTGCGGCGCGCCGAGCATGCCCGCGACGCCGCCCGCCCCGATCCCCCGCCCACCTTCGTCGGCCGCCCCCCGCCCGTCAGCTTGCCGCCTGCCGTCGGTCCCCGCCTCTACGGCCTGCCGGCCAGCGGGGGCGTCGTCGAGGGCCTCGCCCGCGTCCTCGAGCCCGGCGCCTCCTCCCTCGACGCCCTCAAGCCCGGGGAAGTGCTGGTCTCCCGCACGACCGACGTTGGCCTCTCCCCTTTGTTCCTCGTGGCAGCCGCGGTCATCACCGAGCTGGGAGGCCCTCTGTCCCATGCCTCCATCGTCGCCCGCGAGTACGGCGTCCCCGCCGTGGTCAACGTGCCCGGGGCCACGATCGCCATCCGCACGGGCGATCGCCTGCGCGTGGACGGGGACCGCGGCATCATCGAGCGCCTGGAAGGGCGCCCCTCCATCGCGTCGCCCCCTCTCCCCAGCGACTCGCTCTGA
- a CDS encoding AAA family ATPase — protein MITLVEARGFRSLEHLRQPLGPFHVLAGPSGSGKSTFLDVITFLGAVTARGLSTATTECAPRLQDLSFQHRAQPIELAIEVTVPDAIRRRLGNPAFETLRYEIGVETDTESGEPALVEERVSLKASEQGAAKQLEMFPRLGSAASTILTSKLVSGSGRTIVHKVQGGNDNFYSETYQESGKGWLVAYRLGRRRSALSHLPEDETKFPASLWFKRLLAEHVHALAPDPRRLRRPSPPGQPAAFRPDGENLPWVLAALQEQHPERARRWVEHVQAALPDLTDVQSVQRDEDRHRYLVLRGQNGVDIPSWSASDGVLRFLALTLPAFLPDTTGLWLVEEPETGLHPRAAQAALNALASISSAQVLITTHSPAVIRAADPGNILCFSRREDGATTVSPGREKLDPAAWQEAALR, from the coding sequence GTGATCACCCTCGTCGAGGCCAGAGGCTTCCGCTCCCTGGAGCACCTACGACAGCCCCTTGGTCCCTTCCACGTCCTGGCCGGGCCCAGTGGGAGCGGCAAGTCCACCTTCCTCGACGTCATCACCTTCCTCGGCGCCGTCACCGCCCGCGGCCTCTCGACCGCCACGACCGAGTGCGCCCCCCGCCTCCAGGATCTGAGCTTCCAGCACCGCGCTCAGCCCATCGAGCTCGCCATCGAGGTCACCGTCCCCGACGCGATCCGCCGCCGCCTGGGCAACCCCGCCTTCGAGACCCTCCGCTACGAGATCGGTGTCGAGACCGACACCGAGAGCGGCGAACCTGCCCTCGTCGAAGAGCGCGTCTCCCTCAAGGCCAGCGAGCAAGGCGCTGCCAAGCAGCTCGAGATGTTCCCCCGCCTCGGCAGCGCTGCCAGCACCATCCTGACCTCCAAGCTGGTCAGCGGCTCGGGCCGCACCATCGTCCACAAGGTCCAGGGCGGGAACGACAACTTCTACTCCGAGACCTACCAGGAGTCCGGCAAGGGCTGGCTCGTCGCCTACCGCCTCGGCCGCCGCCGCTCGGCCCTCTCCCACCTGCCGGAGGACGAGACCAAGTTCCCCGCCTCGCTCTGGTTCAAGCGCCTCCTCGCCGAGCACGTGCATGCCCTCGCGCCCGATCCGCGCCGCCTCCGTCGCCCCAGCCCTCCGGGACAGCCCGCGGCGTTCCGGCCCGATGGCGAGAACCTCCCCTGGGTCCTCGCCGCCCTCCAGGAGCAGCACCCCGAGCGCGCCCGACGCTGGGTCGAGCACGTACAGGCGGCGCTCCCCGATCTCACCGACGTCCAGTCGGTGCAGCGCGACGAGGACCGCCACCGCTACCTCGTCCTCCGCGGTCAGAACGGCGTCGACATCCCCTCGTGGAGCGCTTCGGACGGCGTGCTCCGCTTCCTCGCCCTCACCCTGCCGGCCTTCCTCCCCGACACCACCGGCCTCTGGCTCGTCGAGGAGCCCGAGACGGGCCTGCATCCCCGCGCCGCTCAGGCCGCGCTCAACGCCCTCGCCTCCATCTCGAGCGCGCAGGTGCTGATCACGACCCACTCCCCGGCCGTCATCCGCGCCGCCGATCCGGGCAACATCCTCTGCTTCTCCCGCCGAGAAGACGGCGCCACCACCGTCTCCCCCGGTCGGGAAAAGCTCGACCCTGCTGCCTGGCAGGAAGCCGCGCTCCGCTGA
- a CDS encoding sigma 54-interacting transcriptional regulator: MRLPFDSIEDQKTTPDVRDQARGLDRLLIHWDGGHAVVPLPACGSLTVGRSVECEVRIEHASVSRKHAILHLGRPVRVQDLGSSNGTRVAGKRLESGATASLSPGEVMEIGRAVLVLQSGPEAEGAAEAVNTVPPTSASPASVTSPVGATGATRADPPIPPGIVVADPAMERVYRMLELVAKGTISVLVLGETGAGKEIAAETIHRFSPRHGRPLLAVNCAALPETLLESELFGHERGAFTGAVTAKPGLLEAASGGTVFLDEVGEMPLATQAKLLRVVETRQLTRLGGLSPRLVDIRLISATNLDLEEHVRQGRFRQDLLFRLGGVRVVLPPLRERPLDIAPLARLFVQRASAELGKRTPGFSDDALGWLLRHPWPGNVRELRNVIDRAVLLCGERDIGQEHLQEPELSPASGYPASPTTGHPMSTRSPSLPGQSSAETAGLRSEVEVFERQRILEALERCGGNQTQAAKVLGISRRTLIDRLDAYDLPRPRKGRGAADA, from the coding sequence GTGCGACTGCCGTTCGACTCCATCGAGGACCAGAAAACGACGCCCGACGTGCGCGATCAGGCGCGAGGCCTGGACCGGCTGTTGATCCACTGGGACGGAGGTCACGCGGTCGTCCCGCTCCCCGCATGCGGAAGCCTGACGGTGGGTCGTTCGGTGGAGTGCGAGGTGCGCATCGAGCACGCCTCGGTATCCCGGAAGCACGCGATCCTGCACCTCGGGCGCCCGGTGCGCGTGCAGGATCTCGGCAGCTCCAACGGCACGCGCGTCGCCGGCAAGCGGCTGGAATCGGGGGCGACGGCGTCGTTGTCGCCCGGAGAGGTCATGGAGATCGGGCGGGCCGTCCTGGTACTCCAGTCGGGGCCGGAGGCCGAGGGGGCTGCGGAGGCCGTGAACACAGTGCCTCCGACGAGTGCCTCTCCGGCGAGCGTCACCTCTCCGGTGGGCGCGACCGGAGCGACGCGCGCCGACCCGCCGATCCCGCCCGGGATCGTGGTGGCGGATCCGGCGATGGAGCGGGTCTACCGCATGCTCGAGCTGGTGGCGAAGGGGACCATCAGCGTGCTCGTCCTCGGGGAGACGGGGGCCGGGAAGGAGATCGCGGCGGAAACCATCCATCGGTTCTCCCCACGCCACGGTCGTCCCCTCCTGGCCGTGAACTGCGCGGCGTTGCCGGAGACCTTGCTGGAGAGCGAGCTGTTCGGCCACGAGCGAGGGGCCTTCACCGGAGCGGTGACCGCGAAGCCCGGGCTGCTCGAAGCGGCGAGTGGCGGGACGGTGTTCCTCGACGAGGTGGGAGAAATGCCGCTCGCGACCCAGGCGAAGCTCTTGCGGGTGGTGGAGACACGCCAGCTGACCCGCCTCGGCGGGCTCTCTCCGCGGCTCGTGGACATCCGGCTGATCTCGGCGACGAACCTGGACCTGGAGGAGCACGTGCGGCAGGGGCGGTTCCGGCAGGATCTGTTGTTCCGCCTGGGCGGGGTGCGGGTGGTGTTGCCGCCGCTGCGTGAGCGGCCGCTCGACATCGCGCCGCTCGCGCGGTTGTTCGTGCAGCGGGCGAGTGCGGAGCTGGGAAAGCGCACGCCAGGGTTCTCGGACGACGCGCTCGGCTGGCTCTTGCGCCACCCGTGGCCAGGGAACGTGCGCGAGCTGCGGAACGTGATCGACCGGGCGGTGCTGCTCTGTGGAGAGCGGGACATCGGACAGGAGCATCTCCAGGAGCCCGAACTCTCGCCTGCGTCGGGGTACCCAGCGTCTCCGACGACGGGTCATCCGATGTCGACTCGGAGTCCATCCCTCCCGGGACAGAGCAGCGCGGAGACCGCCGGGCTCCGCAGCGAGGTGGAGGTGTTCGAGCGGCAGCGCATCCTGGAGGCGCTGGAGCGCTGCGGAGGCAACCAGACGCAGGCAGCGAAGGTGCTGGGCATCTCGCGACGGACCTTGATCGATCGGCTGGATGCCTATGATCTCCCCCGACCGCGCAAGGGGCGCGGCGCGGCCGACGCCTGA